The DNA window TACCAATATGATATAGCAAATTTAAAATGTTCACGCATCGTTTTACCTGCAACGATTTGTTCCGGATTATAATATCTAAAGGCCAATGGGTTATCAGAATCTTTTCCTTCAAAATTGATTTTATCGATTCCTTTATAATACTCGTTGTCTCCTAAAATTACCATTTTTTTTTTACTTTAACATTAACCTAATTTCCTTCTTAACCCTTGCTATATGTGGGACCAAAGATATCGTTTAAATGACTATATGAAAATAAATATATGTTTCAAAATTTTATTCTAAAGCCAATTTTGTTACAAAATTCATCACAGTCTAATAATCAAACCAACGGAATATTTCCCCAAAATAACAATCTAATAATTCTGATATCTTATATAACTTTCTTCTAAATTGATGTCTAAATATACATCAAAATTTTGATTCCATTTGCCTCTCCATAAAGATTTAATACGTTTTTACTTTGTAAAAAAAATCCCTTTTTAACTCTTTTTCCCTTTCAAATCACCTCTGTAAAACCCTAATTAATTGATTTTTAAATAACAAATTAATATACAAAACAAATAAATGTAGTATTTTTATAACAAAGTAAATAAGTATGCTTACCATGATAGAAATAAAAAATGCAAACACTATTTTAAACTCCCTCAAAAAAAGAGTGCTTAATTTCTTTTCTAAAAATGGCAAACTAATGTGGCAAATTGTCTTGTCATTTACCTTTTTTCTGATAGGTTTTTGGTTTATAAAAGAGGAACAAAATGAACTTTATCAAATCAAAAACAGCATTACCGAAGCAAAACCAATTTGGGTATTAATTGGCTTTTTAGTCACTATATCCTACATCTTTCTGCAAGGATTAATGTATATTTTTTCATTCTCTGCCATTGGCGCAAAAATCACCCTGAAAGATGCCACTGCTTTATTCCTAAAACGTAATTTTATAAGCATATTTATTCCTGCCGGCGGTATTACGTCGCTTTTATTTTTTACTGATTCTATATTAAAAAAAGGAACAACAAGAACAGAAGTTCACTTAGCTTCTGCGATTTATGGTTTTACAGGCATTGTCTCTGTGGTTCTTTTTGCGATACCGTTATTTCTTTTTTCACTATTAAAAGGATCTGTTGGTTATCACGAATGGTTAGTTTTGGGTCTTATAATCCTCATTATTCCGTTGTTTGTTCTTTTGTTTAATTCGTTACTGCAAAAAGGAAAACTCTATCAGTTAATCTTAAAAAGATTCCCTAAAGTAGAGCCTTTTTTAACTAATCTTCAAGAACATAAAATCAACCGGACTAAATTTTTAAAAATCATTTTATGCTCTGTAATAATTGACGCCGTTGGAATAACGCATGTTTACATTGCGATGAAAGCATTACAATTTGAATCATCCCTTTTCGCCGCAACAATGGCTTATGTAGTTTCGGTTATTTTTTTGATTATTTCTCCATTTTTAAGAGGTTTGGGTGCTGTCGAAGTTTCGATGAGCTATATATTAATTAAGTATGGTTTTAATAACATCGAGGCGGTTGCAATCACATTATTCTATCGGTTTTTCGAATTCTGGCTTCCATTGTTTACAGGTATACTTCTCTTTGTTTCCAAAATTCACAAGCTTTTAATGCGCGTTATTCCTGCCCTGCTTCTGCTGATTCTTGGCATTGTCAATATCGTTTCTGCACTTACACCGGCAATCCATAGCAGACTCCATGCGCTTAAAGATTTTTTACCTCTGGAAGCAATCCATACCTCAAACTATCTTGTACTATCAACGGGGCTCTTTTTATTAGTAACCTCTGCCTTTATGCTAAAAGGTCTCCGCACTGCCTGGTGGTTTGCCGTGTTATTATCTGTGATATCTTTGATAGGACATCTTACTAAAGCAATCGATTTTGAAGAATCTATTGTAGCTCTTCTGGTGCTTTTTGTTTTAATCGCAACAAGAAAAGAATATTATGTAAAAACAAATCCAAGGCTTGGCGTTATTGGTTTGCAAACTTCATTGTTAAGCATTCTTGCCGTTCTTATTTACGGTGTTCTTGGCTTTTATTTTTTTGACAAAAAGCATTTTAACATTGATTTTAGTTTAGGGCAATCCATTCAATATACACTTCAGAATTATTTTCTGATTGGTAGTGATAATCTGCGGCCAACCGGAACTTTTGCAACACATTTTTTAGCTTCCCTCAGGATTAGCGGATTCCTTTCTTTTTGTTTTTTAATCTATACTTTAGTAAAACCTTCAATCTTAAAAAACACACCAACTGATGAAGAAAAAGAAATTGTAACGGAGTTGGTGCAAAAATACGGAAACTCAAGTCTGGGTTATTTTAAAACTTATTTTGATAAATTATTTTTTATTTCTAAAAGCAAAAATGCCTTTATTTCGTATCGGTTAGCCGGAAATTTTGCCGTTGTTTTAGAAAATCCTGTCGGAAGTTCTGATGAAGAAATAAAACTTTGTATACTTGAATTTGATAAATATTGTTACAACTTTGGTCTTAGAAGTATTTATTACCGAATACCTCAGGCAAGCCTGAAAATATATTCTGAAATTGGCAAAAAATACTTTTTTCTTGGACAAGCTGCCGTTGTTGATCTAAGGGAATTTCATCTGGAAGGACAAAATCGAAAATCATTGCGAAATGCTTTAAAAAAAATCACCGATCTGGGTTTGCAGACTACAATAAATGAACCTCCTATAAAAGATGGATTACTGCAACAACTTAAAGCGGTAAGCGATCAATGGCTTCAGGATACTTCGAGAAAAGAAATGCTTTTTTCGCAAGGAATTTTTCTGTGGGAAGAACTTAAAAAACAAACTATTATTACAGTCGAAAACAACGAAGGAAAAATTCTTGCCTTCATCAATATCATTCCGGATTATGCCAAGGATGAAAGTACTTATGATTTGATTAGAAAAACAGACGACGCTCCAAATGGTATTATGGACTTTATAATGGTCGAATATTTTAATTATCTTAAATCAAAAGATATTATTTATGTCGATCTGGGTTTGGTACCAATGAGCGGAATCGAAAATCCGCAAACAATTCAGGAAAAGTCAATGAAATATGCGTACGAAAAGGTTAGATCCTTTTCGCATTACAAAGGTTTACGCAACTTCAAAGACAAGTTTTCTCCTTCGTGGCACAACCAATATATTGTTTTTGCAAATGATTATGATTTGATTCAAATACCCCGAATTTTAACTAAAGTGATAAAGCCTTAATTAATTGTTTAACGCATTTTTTTAAACACATAGAAACATGGTTTTTTATGGTAAAAAAAAAGGCGTTTCACTAAACATTAATACACATAATAGCTATGTGTGAAGAAACGTGTTTCT is part of the uncultured Flavobacterium sp. genome and encodes:
- a CDS encoding phosphatidylglycerol lysyltransferase domain-containing protein; protein product: MWQIVLSFTFFLIGFWFIKEEQNELYQIKNSITEAKPIWVLIGFLVTISYIFLQGLMYIFSFSAIGAKITLKDATALFLKRNFISIFIPAGGITSLLFFTDSILKKGTTRTEVHLASAIYGFTGIVSVVLFAIPLFLFSLLKGSVGYHEWLVLGLIILIIPLFVLLFNSLLQKGKLYQLILKRFPKVEPFLTNLQEHKINRTKFLKIILCSVIIDAVGITHVYIAMKALQFESSLFAATMAYVVSVIFLIISPFLRGLGAVEVSMSYILIKYGFNNIEAVAITLFYRFFEFWLPLFTGILLFVSKIHKLLMRVIPALLLLILGIVNIVSALTPAIHSRLHALKDFLPLEAIHTSNYLVLSTGLFLLVTSAFMLKGLRTAWWFAVLLSVISLIGHLTKAIDFEESIVALLVLFVLIATRKEYYVKTNPRLGVIGLQTSLLSILAVLIYGVLGFYFFDKKHFNIDFSLGQSIQYTLQNYFLIGSDNLRPTGTFATHFLASLRISGFLSFCFLIYTLVKPSILKNTPTDEEKEIVTELVQKYGNSSLGYFKTYFDKLFFISKSKNAFISYRLAGNFAVVLENPVGSSDEEIKLCILEFDKYCYNFGLRSIYYRIPQASLKIYSEIGKKYFFLGQAAVVDLREFHLEGQNRKSLRNALKKITDLGLQTTINEPPIKDGLLQQLKAVSDQWLQDTSRKEMLFSQGIFLWEELKKQTIITVENNEGKILAFINIIPDYAKDESTYDLIRKTDDAPNGIMDFIMVEYFNYLKSKDIIYVDLGLVPMSGIENPQTIQEKSMKYAYEKVRSFSHYKGLRNFKDKFSPSWHNQYIVFANDYDLIQIPRILTKVIKP